The Proteus terrae subsp. cibarius genome contains the following window.
CCTGCGACAAGCTGATTCGTTTTTACGGCTAAAAGTCCCATATTTCCTCCGATTAAAAATAACCTTGGCGTTTTTTCAGTTCCATTGAAGCGGACTGATCACTATCAATTAAACGCCCTTGTCGTTCACTGCTGGTGGAAATCAGCATTTCTTCAATAATGGCGGGGAGTGTTTCTGCTTGAGAAGGGATCGCCCCCGTTAATGGCCAGCATCCCAACGTTCTAAATCTTACTTTTTGCTGTGAGATCACTTCACCAGGTTTTAGATCGATCCTGTCGTCATCTACCATAATTAGAGTGCCATCACGTTCAATAACTGGTCTATTTTTTGCAAAATAGAGCGGAACAATGTCGATATTTTCTAAATAGATATATTGCCAAATATCGAGCTCTGTCCAATTAGATAACGGAAATACACGAATACTTTCACCTTTATTAATCTGTCCGTTATAGTTTTTCCATAATTCAGGGCGTTGATTTTTCGGATCCCAGCGGTGCTTTCTATCTCTAAACGAATAGATACGTTCTTTAGCACGTGATTTTTCTTCGTCACGGCGCGCACCACCAAATGCCGCATCAAACCCATATTTGTCTAAAGCTTGCTTTAACCCTTCGGTTTTCATGATATCTGTGTGTTTTGCACTACCATGAATAAACGGATTGATCCCAAGCTCTACCCCTTGTGGATTTCGATAAACTTTAAGATCAAAGTCATATTCTTTAGCCGTTTTATCTCGAAATTCATACATTTCTCGAAACTTCCAGCCAGTATCAACATGCAACAAAGGAAAAGGTAATTTCGCGGGATAAAACGCCTTGCGAGCTAAATGCAACATCACCGAGGAATCTTTACCTATTGAATAAAGCATGACGGGATTTTCAAATTCAGCGACAACCTCACGCAGAATATAAATACTTTCTGCTTCTAATTGCTGAAGATGGGTTAGCTGTGTTTCATTCATAACAACCTCATTTAGGCAAAATGAACCAAAGGTGAATGGAGTGACGGTAAGGATTGATAAGCGTACCTATCACCAAACCACGCAAGTTGGTGATGTAGTGCAACAACTTCTCCCACAATTAATAAAGCGGGAGTCGGTGCTTTTTCAGCTAACTGCGCTAATTGTGTTAGATCCCCCGTGAAGACTTGCTGATCACGACGAGTGCCACAACTAATCACCGCGATAGGCGTTAATGGAGAACGTCCTAGTTTGATTAAACGCTGGCTAATAAGCTCTGCTTTTGCTGTTCCCATATAAATAGCGAGTGTGTGATTAGCTTGCGCTAACGATGCCCAATCCGGCTCGATCCCATCGGCTTTACAATGCCCTGTCATAAAGGTGACACTTTGAGCATATTGTCGGTGGGTTAATGGGATCCCCGCATAGGCACTCGCTCCGCTCGCTGCAGTGATCCCCGGTATAACTTGAAAAGAGATCCCATGCGCGATAGCAACTTCAATTTCTTCACCACCACGTCCAAAAATAAAGGGGTCACCACCTTTTAATCGAACAACGCGTTTACCAAGTTGCGCATATTTCACGATAAGTGCATTGGTTTCTTCTTGAGAAACACTATGATGTCCCGCTCTTTTACCTACACAAATAGTGTCAGCATCACGGCGAACAAGTTCTAAAACCTCTGGGCTCACTAAACTGTCGTAGAGCACAACTTCAGCTTGTTGAATAACCTGCAAACCACGCAGTGTTAATAGCCCTGCATCACCGGGGCCAGCTCCAACCAATGCAAGTTCGCCTTGTTGGCACTCTTTTTGTTTCAATTGTTGTTCAAGCAGGGCCTCTGCTTGTGCTAATTGATCGCTTGCCACTAAAGAAGCAAATTTACCGCTGAAAGCTTGCTCCCAAAAACGGCAACGAGCTTGAAAAGTCTCTAAGTGCTGTTTCACTTTGTTGCGCCATTTTCCGGCTATTGTCGCCATTGCGCCTAATGAACTTGGCAATAAGGCTTCTAACTTTTCACGGATCATTCGCACTAAAACAGGCGCTTTTCCCGCCGATGAAATGGCAATCAAAATAGGATTTCTATCGATAATGGCAGGAAAAATAAATGAGCATTGAGGTTGTGAATCCACTACATTGACAAAAATATGCCGTGCTTGTGCATCAAGATAAACTTGCTGATTAAGCACACTGTCATCAGTGGCTACAATCACAAGCATCATTCCTAATAGATGTTCAGATTGATACTTTGCTGATACCCATTCAATTTTATCTTGCTGGTAAGCAAGGTGTAATTCATCACACAACTGAGGTGCAATCACTCTTAAGCGAGCGCCAGCTCTTAACAACAGCAAAGCTTTACGCGCAGCAACATGACCACCACCAACCAATAACACTGGGCGTTCTTTTAATTCCACAAATAAGGGTAGGTAATCCATACGCGTATTTCACCTTCGTTGTTCACTTTATAACTAACGACTATAAAAGGTGCTTTAGAGGTTATGAAATGACAAAAAGCTATGTGATGGAACAGAAAGGAATAAGGAAAAACAAAGTGTTTTCAAATAGTTATAATTTTATAAATGACAAAAAGGGCAATAGATAAGCTCTATTCCCCAAATTATTTATTGGCAGATAATGGCGTTATTCGTGTAATCCACACTCACGTTTTAAGCCGAAAAATCGTGTTTCTTCTTCACTCATACCGTCTTCCCATTTTCGGGTTGTGTGAGTATCTCCCACAGAGAGATAGCCTTGTTCCCATAAAGGATGATAAGGTAAGTCGTTATCTTTAAGATATTGATAGATCTGCTTATTATCCCAATCAACGATAGGTAAAAACTTAAATATCCCTTTTGCGATTGACAGCACGGGTAAATGTTCACGACTTTTAGCTTGTTGTCGGCGAAGACCTGCAAACCATGTTTGAGCCTGTAATGTTTTTAACGCTCTTTCCATCGGCTCTACTTTATTTATCTGGTTATAACGTTCAATACCATCAATGCCTTCTAACCAAAGTTTGCCATAGCGCGCTTCTTGCCAAGATGAAGATATTTCAGCTCGATATACCTTCAAGTTAAGTTGTAACTGCAGAGTCAACGTATCAATAAATTGATAGGTTTCAGGAAATAGGTAACCTGTATCAGTCAAAATCACCGGAATTTCAGGATATTGCCGAGTGATTAAATGCAGACATACCGCAGCTTGAATACCAAAACTAGAGCTTAATACATAGGCTTTAGGCAAATGTTCTAAAGCCCAAGTAACCCGTTCAATGGCACTTAATTGCTCTAACTGTTGATTAATCTCGCTCAAAGCATGTGTTTGCTCTTTAACAGGTAACTGTTTTAGCGAAGCAAGCTGAAATAGGCTCATACTGCCTCCTGCACTTCATAAAAATCAATCGCTGAATTCAATACAGGTTTAACAACATCAGTACGGATAAGAAAATCACCGAAACCTTCATTGTTATGACGAGAAATTGCCCATTCACCAATCAGTGGATCCAGTATTGCAATGATTTCTTGCGAGGTAATATTTTCACGATACATTCTAGGAATACGTGTCCCAATGCGATTTCCCCCTAAATGCAAGTTGTAGCGATCAGGAGCTTTACCCACCAGCCCAACTTCTGCCAACATAGCACGACCACAGCCATTCGGGCATCCCGTTACACGCACAACAATATGCTCATCACTCACACCATGTTTTGTCATCAAGTTATCAAGGGTATCGGTGAATGAAGGTAAAAAGCGCTCAGCTTCCGCCATTGCCAATGGGCAAGTTGGGAAAGAAACACACGCCATTGCATGTTCACGCAGTGGTGTAATTTGGCTATTCATCAAACCATATCGACGAGCGATCGCTTCAATATTGGCTTTTTCACTCTCTGGTACACCTGCCACAATTAGGTTTTGATTAGCAGTCAGTCGGAAATCACCCTGATGAATTTTGGCAATTTCTGCCACTCCCGTTTTTAATGGAACATCAGGTGTATCAATCAATCGACCACTTTCAATAAATAAAGTAAGGTGCCATTTATCATCAACACCTTTTAACCAGCCGATTTGATCGCCTCGATGGGTAAATTTATAAGGTCGAATAGCCTCAAAAGTTACTCCAGAACGACGTTCAACCTCTTGTTTAAATGTCTCTACGCCAACACGTTCCAGTGTGTATTTTGTTTTTGCATTTTTACGTTCAGTTCGATTTCCCCAATCACGTTGAGTCGTCACAATAGCTTCTGCAATTGCCAATGTATTCTCAATAGGGATATAACCAAACTCGCTGGCTAAACGAGGAAAGGTATTTTTATCGCCATGTGTCATTGCAAGACCGCCACCTACAAGCACGTTAAAACCAACTAAATGCCCATTCTCAGCAATCGCGATAAAATTCATATCATTAGCATGGAGATCAACATCATTATGAGGCGGGATCACCACCGAGGTTTTAAATTTCCGCGGTAAATAGGTTTCTCCTAAAATAGGCTCTTCATCAGTTGTGGCAACTTTCTCTTTGTCTAACCAAATTTCCGCATAAGCATGGGTGCGAGGTAACAGATGTTCTGATATTTTTTTCGCCCACTCATACGCTTCTTGGTGTAATGAAGATTGCACTGGGTTTGAAGTACATAACACGTTACGGTTAACATCGTTCGCGGTCGCTAAAGCATCCAGACCTGTTGCTACCAGCATTTGATGTGCCGGTTTTACATTGCCTTTTAAAATGCCATGAAATTGAAATGTTTGACGATTGGTAATACGAATACTGCCATAAAGCGTATTTTCAGTCGCAAATTTATCAATGCTAAGCCACTGTTTAGGCGAAATAATGCCTCCGGGCAAACGGCAACGTAACATCATTGCATGACGAGGCTCTAACATTTGTTCCGCACGTTCAGCACGAATATCTCTGTCATCTTGTTGATACATGCCATGAAAGCGGATCAATAGAAAGTTATCGCCTTCAAAACCCCCCGTTAAACCATTTTGTAAGTCTTCTGTAATAGTGCCGCGTAAAAAGTGACTCTCTTTTTTCATGCGTTCACTATCAGCCAGTTTTCCTTCAACCACTAAGGGCGCTTGAGTGTGTGATTTCATTTAATAGACATCCCTCTGATAACGCCGTTCTAGGCGTAGCTCACTTAAGTATTCATCTGCTTCTTCAATATTTTTATTGCCATACTCCATCACAATATCTAACAACGTCTGTTCAACATCTTTTGCCATTCGTGACGCATCGCCACAGACATAAAGATAAGCGCCTTGTTGTAACCATTGCCAAATCTCACTACCACGTTCACGTAATTTATCTTGTACATAAATTTTATGCGCTTGATCTCGTGACCATGCTAAATCGATATGAGTTAGCAGACCGCTTTTGACATAACGTTGCCATTCTACTTGATAGAGAAAATCTTCTACAAAATGAGGATTACCAAAAAATAACCAGTTTTTACCTGTTGCTACGTCATTTTCGCGCTGTTGCATAAAACCTCGAAAAGGTGCAATACCTGTGCCTGGGCCAATCATAATGATGGGGGCGGTGTTATCTTCAGGTAGGCGAAAATGCGCATTTTTTTCGATAAAAACATTGATACTATCGCCTTCTTTCAAGCTATCCGCTAAAAAGCCAGAAGCCCCACCGGTATAAGCGCGAGAGTTAACGTCGTAACGCACAACCCCTAAAGTAAGGTGTACTTCGTCTTCGACTTCTTGTTGTGACGATGCAATAGAGTAAAGACGAGGAGTCAGTGGACGTAAAATATCAACAAAATCTTGTGCTGTAGGTTGAGCACAATATTGGCGTACCATCTCATTAATAGGATGTTTGTCTGCATATTGCTGAAGTTTGGTTTTATCAGCCACTAATGACAATAGATCTTCATGACGCGTCAATTGGGCGTAGGCTTTTACGATAGGTGCACTATTTTGGGTTAGCTCACAATGGTGCAGTAACGCTTCTTTTAAGGTGAATGTTTGAGATTTTAACGTGACAGGTTCATCCCCCTTTAGCCACAACAAAGTAATAAGTTCATCAACTTTTTCAGGTGAGTTATTAAACCAAACGCCCAGTGCATCGCCTGGTTGATATTGCAAATTAGAACCTTCAAGGCTGATTTCAATATGGCGAATATCTCTATCTGAATTTCTGCCTGTAATTTTTTGATTAGTCAGTAATGTGGCAGTAAAAGGGGCATCTCGATGATAAATAGATGACTCAATCGTATCTGTCGTACCTGACTGTGTTTGTTGTAAGACTTGCGTAGTTTGTGTCGGAACTTTTGCCTTTAAGATCTCTGTAAGCTGTTCTATCCATTCAGCCGCAATGGCTTGATATTCAACATCAGCATCAACTCTTGGTAATAAGCGTGTTGCACCTAGTTGTGCAATTCGCTCATCAAAGTCTTTTCCTGCCTTACAAAAATGCTCATACGATGTATCACCTAAGCTAAATACAGCA
Protein-coding sequences here:
- the cysD gene encoding sulfate adenylyltransferase subunit CysD, with amino-acid sequence MNETQLTHLQQLEAESIYILREVVAEFENPVMLYSIGKDSSVMLHLARKAFYPAKLPFPLLHVDTGWKFREMYEFRDKTAKEYDFDLKVYRNPQGVELGINPFIHGSAKHTDIMKTEGLKQALDKYGFDAAFGGARRDEEKSRAKERIYSFRDRKHRWDPKNQRPELWKNYNGQINKGESIRVFPLSNWTELDIWQYIYLENIDIVPLYFAKNRPVIERDGTLIMVDDDRIDLKPGEVISQQKVRFRTLGCWPLTGAIPSQAETLPAIIEEMLISTSSERQGRLIDSDQSASMELKKRQGYF
- the cysG gene encoding siroheme synthase CysG; this translates as MDYLPLFVELKERPVLLVGGGHVAARKALLLLRAGARLRVIAPQLCDELHLAYQQDKIEWVSAKYQSEHLLGMMLVIVATDDSVLNQQVYLDAQARHIFVNVVDSQPQCSFIFPAIIDRNPILIAISSAGKAPVLVRMIREKLEALLPSSLGAMATIAGKWRNKVKQHLETFQARCRFWEQAFSGKFASLVASDQLAQAEALLEQQLKQKECQQGELALVGAGPGDAGLLTLRGLQVIQQAEVVLYDSLVSPEVLELVRRDADTICVGKRAGHHSVSQEETNALIVKYAQLGKRVVRLKGGDPFIFGRGGEEIEVAIAHGISFQVIPGITAASGASAYAGIPLTHRQYAQSVTFMTGHCKADGIEPDWASLAQANHTLAIYMGTAKAELISQRLIKLGRSPLTPIAVISCGTRRDQQVFTGDLTQLAQLAEKAPTPALLIVGEVVALHHQLAWFGDRYAYQSLPSLHSPLVHFA
- a CDS encoding phosphoadenylyl-sulfate reductase; amino-acid sequence: MSLFQLASLKQLPVKEQTHALSEINQQLEQLSAIERVTWALEHLPKAYVLSSSFGIQAAVCLHLITRQYPEIPVILTDTGYLFPETYQFIDTLTLQLQLNLKVYRAEISSSWQEARYGKLWLEGIDGIERYNQINKVEPMERALKTLQAQTWFAGLRRQQAKSREHLPVLSIAKGIFKFLPIVDWDNKQIYQYLKDNDLPYHPLWEQGYLSVGDTHTTRKWEDGMSEEETRFFGLKRECGLHE
- the cysI gene encoding assimilatory sulfite reductase (NADPH) hemoprotein subunit, encoding MKSHTQAPLVVEGKLADSERMKKESHFLRGTITEDLQNGLTGGFEGDNFLLIRFHGMYQQDDRDIRAERAEQMLEPRHAMMLRCRLPGGIISPKQWLSIDKFATENTLYGSIRITNRQTFQFHGILKGNVKPAHQMLVATGLDALATANDVNRNVLCTSNPVQSSLHQEAYEWAKKISEHLLPRTHAYAEIWLDKEKVATTDEEPILGETYLPRKFKTSVVIPPHNDVDLHANDMNFIAIAENGHLVGFNVLVGGGLAMTHGDKNTFPRLASEFGYIPIENTLAIAEAIVTTQRDWGNRTERKNAKTKYTLERVGVETFKQEVERRSGVTFEAIRPYKFTHRGDQIGWLKGVDDKWHLTLFIESGRLIDTPDVPLKTGVAEIAKIHQGDFRLTANQNLIVAGVPESEKANIEAIARRYGLMNSQITPLREHAMACVSFPTCPLAMAEAERFLPSFTDTLDNLMTKHGVSDEHIVVRVTGCPNGCGRAMLAEVGLVGKAPDRYNLHLGGNRIGTRIPRMYRENITSQEIIAILDPLIGEWAISRHNNEGFGDFLIRTDVVKPVLNSAIDFYEVQEAV
- the cysJ gene encoding NADPH-dependent assimilatory sulfite reductase flavoprotein subunit yields the protein MSNQPPLLSMLPLTQEQLNKLQDATKDLSTAQIAWLSGYLWGQLDPSVVSASTVVTSVHVPEQETITLISASQTGNARHLAEQLRDNLIAHKLNVELYSAGEYKFKQIHKTTTLIIIASTQGEGDPPEEAIAFYKYLNSKKATEMKETSYAVFSLGDTSYEHFCKAGKDFDERIAQLGATRLLPRVDADVEYQAIAAEWIEQLTEILKAKVPTQTTQVLQQTQSGTTDTIESSIYHRDAPFTATLLTNQKITGRNSDRDIRHIEISLEGSNLQYQPGDALGVWFNNSPEKVDELITLLWLKGDEPVTLKSQTFTLKEALLHHCELTQNSAPIVKAYAQLTRHEDLLSLVADKTKLQQYADKHPINEMVRQYCAQPTAQDFVDILRPLTPRLYSIASSQQEVEDEVHLTLGVVRYDVNSRAYTGGASGFLADSLKEGDSINVFIEKNAHFRLPEDNTAPIIMIGPGTGIAPFRGFMQQRENDVATGKNWLFFGNPHFVEDFLYQVEWQRYVKSGLLTHIDLAWSRDQAHKIYVQDKLRERGSEIWQWLQQGAYLYVCGDASRMAKDVEQTLLDIVMEYGNKNIEEADEYLSELRLERRYQRDVY